A single window of Ictalurus furcatus strain D&B chromosome 3, Billie_1.0, whole genome shotgun sequence DNA harbors:
- the mocos gene encoding molybdenum cofactor sulfurase isoform X3 → MEAPSSEFSRLCTFESFKEIWPYFSFGSEQQELIRRQFSRLKDITYLDHAGTTLFAESQVKTFYEDISRNVYGNPHSLNPSSKMTHDTVERVRYRILEHFNTSPEEYSVIFTPGCTAALKLVADSFPWMSASDEHSGSQFCYLTDNHTSVVGIRGVTGPQGVGTVPVFPQEIEERAKTSQVTVNTQDECLVAHLFCFPAQSNFSGRKYPLSYVRGIQCQQLYPACEHKGRWFVLLDASGFVGCSPLDLKQHPADFVPISFYKMFGFPTGLGALLVRNEVAELLKKKYFGGGTAAAYLVGEDYFVPKSDIVSRFEDGTISFLDIISLHHGFDALHRLTGSMMNIQLHTFGLARYTYIILSCLCHSNAQPVAQIYCDSEFENATDQGAILNFNLLDFYGQVIGYYQVDKMACLFNIHLRTGCFCNTGACQAYLGISNQVVKSNLQAGHVCGDNIDLIDGHPTGSVRISFGYMSTFEDCQCLLKFIVDCFVEKPLRLDLKRLARLKSAGTAETSDSNELTSLLTERPVPEMNGLNISPAFVSKTSSQDTIPMEDRNSEEAYTLTNIFIYPIKSCAAFEVTEWPLGTQGLLYDRMWMVVNENGVCLSQKQEPKLCLVHPRICLTSKTLCVEASGMDPITLPLEISKERHGPRTCQSKVCGDRVQTVDCGEEVSVWLSEFLGKPCCLIRQSPSFARDMKMGKGKGSCPPALSLVNEAQFLLINRASVAFLLSRIINRSHLEYT, encoded by the exons ATGGAGGCGCCTTCGAGTGAATTTAGCCGTTTGTGCACGTTTGAGAGCTTTAAGGAAATCTGGCCGTATTTCAGTTTTGGTTCTGAGCAGCAGGAGCTCATCCGCCGTCAATTTTCCAGGCTTAAAG ATATTACCTACCTTGATCATGCGGGGACAACACTCTTTGCTGAATCCCAGGTCAAGACGTTTTATGAGGATATATCCAGGAATGTGTACG GTAACCCTCACAGTCTCAATCCCAGCAGTAAGATGACACATGACACAGTGGAGAGGGTCAGATACAG GATACTGGAGCACTTTAACACAAGCCCTGAGGAATACTCCGTCATTTTCACTCCTGGCTGCACAGCAGCTCTTAAATTAGTGGCTGACTCTTTTCCTTGGATGTCTGCTTCTGATGAACATTCAGGAAGTCAATTCTGCTACCTCACTGACAATCACACATCAGTAGTGGGCATTCGGGGGGTAACTGGACCTCAAGGAGTGGGAACAGTGCCTGTCTTTCCTCAGGAAATAGAAGAAAGAGCCAAAACTAGCCAAGTCACAGTGAATACACAGGATGAATGCTTGGTGGCACatcttttctgttttcctgCCCAGAGCAATTTTTCTGGGCGGAAATATCCACTGAGCTATGTGAGAGGGATTCAATGTCAGCAGCTCTACCCAGCGTGTGAGCACAAAGGTCGATGGTTTGTTCTGCTGGATGCTTCTGGTTTCGTTGGCTGCTCACCACTGGACCTGAAGCAACACCCAGCTGACTTTGTGCCCATCTCTTTCTATAAAATGTTTGGATTCCCCACTGGACTTGGAGCCCTGCTGGTGAGGAATGAAGTAGCTGAGCTGTTGAAAAAGAAGTATTTTGGTGGAGGGACAGCAGCAGCTTATCTGGTGGGAGAGGACTACTTTGTACCAAAGTCTGACATAGTTAGCCG ATTTGAAGATGGAACCATTTCATTCCTTGATATTATTTCCCTCCACCATGGGTTTGATGCTCTGCACAGACTGACTG GAAGCATGATGAACATACAGCTTCACACATTTGGCCTAGCTCGTTACACCTACATCATACTGTCTTGCCTGTGCCATAGCAATGCACAACCTGTGGCTCAGATCTATTGTGACAGTGAGTTTGAGAATGCAACAGATCAGGGTGCAATCCTCAACTTCAACTTGCTGGACTTTTATGGCCAAGTGATCGGATATTACCAG GTGGACAAAATGGCCTGTCTGTTCAATATTCATTTGCGCACAGGCTGTTTCTGTAATACAGGGGCCTGTCAGGCATATCTGGGCATCAGCAACCAAGTGGTAAAGAGTAACTTACAG GCTGGTCATGTCTGTGGAGATAACATTGACCTGATAGATGGACATCCAACTGGGTCTGTCCGCATATCCTTCGGATATATGTCAACTTTTGAAGACTGTCAGTGTTTATTAAAGTTTATTGTTGACTGCTTTGTGGAAAAACCGCTAAGACTGGACCTAAAGAGACTGGCAAGGTTAAAGTCAGCAGGAACGGCAGAGACCTCAGATTCAAATGAGCTGACCTCATTGCTAACCGAGAGACCTGTGCCTGAGATGAATGGTTTAAATATCTCTCCTGCTTTTGTCAGCAAGACCTCGTCACAGGATACTATTCCAATGGAAGATAGGAACAGTGAAGAGGCTTATACATTGACCAATATCTTCATATATCCCATTAAGTCATGTGCTGCATTTGAG GTGACAGAATGGCCTTTGGGCACTCAGGGGCTCTTGTATGACCGCATGTGGATGGTGGTGAATGAGAATGGAGTATGTCTGAGTCAGAAGCAAGAACCCAAACTGTGTCTCGTCCATCCACGCATCTGCCTAACCTCCAAGACACTGTGCGTGGAAGCCTCAG GTATGGATCCTATTACTCTTCCCCTGGAGATCAGTAAAGAAAGGCATGGCCCAAGGACATGTCAAAGCAAAGTCTGTGGTGACAG GGTACAGACTGTTGACTGTGGGGAGGAAGTGTCAGTTTGGTTGTCTGAGTTCCTGGGAAAACCTTGCTGTCTCATTAGACAGAGTCCCAGTTTTGCCCGGGATATGAAAATGGGCAAAGGAAAAG GTTCCTGCCCTCCTGCCCTCTCTCTGGTGAATGAGGCTCAGTTTTTGCTAATTAATAGAGCTAGTGTGGCGTTTCTGCTCAGTCGCATCATCAATAG GTCACATTTGGAGTATACTTGA